The stretch of DNA GTTGCCCATGGAATCCCTGGAAGCCGTGTAATTAAGGAAGGCGACCTTGTCAATATTGATGTATCTGGCTCCAAAAACGGCTACTTTGCAGACACAGGACTGTCCATCGTAGTTGGTAATAGTGATCAAAAGCTCATTGAACTTTGTGAGACGGCACAAAAGGCTTTTGAAGAGGGCTTGAAAAAAATAAAAGCAGGCTCAAAGCTAAGCATGATTGGAAAAGTAGTCAACAGAACAGCTAATGAGCATGGCTATACGGTAATAAAAAATCTAACTGGTCATGGAATTGGAAGATCCCTTCATGAGAAGCCTGATCATATTTTAAATTACTTTGAACCATGGGATTCTCAGCTATTAAGGGAAGGAATGGTTATTGCATTTGAACCATTTATTTCAACAGGAGCGGAACACGTGATCGAACTGGATGATGGCTGGACATTCGTAACCCCGGACAAGAGCCTTGTTGCTCAATGCGAGCATACCATTGTCGTAACAAAAGGAGAGCCGATTATTATTACGCTGTAATATGGATTGAAAAGATAATGGATTGCTGTAAAAAATTTTAAAACTCACTGTTTATAGCGAGAATTTCTCCTATAAACAGTGAGTTTTTTCTTTAGTTAAAAGGCAATGTTTAAAATATGCAAAAAGTTTACAAAAAATTTACATATGGTATGGTCAATAAGTGATTTTCCTCACTGAATAGACATTTGTATGCATGTGATAATTTCAAGGGTAATTCTTCCTGAAAAATTTATATTTAGTTTGGAGTGTACAATGAAAAGATCGATTATTTCAAAATTAACATGGTTGGTTGTTATTGTAGTTTTTGGAAGTTTAACACTCTTTTCTTTAACAAGTTATTACATGACCTATGAAAAGGTTAAGCAGGCAGCGGGTTTGGAACTACTAGGATGTGCTAACATTACTACTGGTCTCTTAACTGCTGAAGATATCAAGCTTTTTTCACATATAAATAAGGAAGAGGCAGATCGAATTAGTGAAAAAATAAACTGGACAATTGCTCATAAGCCGATCTTCGAAAATCAATATATTTTGTCATTAGATGGAACCGTTTTAGTCGCTGATCAGCATCTGCAAAAACAAGGTGTAAATAACGGAGATTCCTTCTATATAGATCCAAAGATTTTACAGGAAATCAAGAAATCGAAACAGCCTGTCTATTCTGATGTATATCAATTTGCAGGCATGAAAAGATTATCTGGTTATGCCCCTATTTTTGAGGATCATGATCCCACGAAAGAAGTTGTTGCAATAAGTGCGATTGACTTTGATGCTGAGATTTTAAAGGAAAGAACAATGAGTATGGTGGCATTGCCAATTAGCGTTGGAATCATCTCATTATTAGTCTCAGGAGTGATCATTGTACTCTTTGTAAGAAAAACAATTTTACCTTTAAAACCATTAACCTACTATACGAAAAAAGTTGCAGAAGGCGACTTAACGATTGAAATAAAGAATGAAAAAGCTGAGGGAGAAATTCATGAGCTCCAAATACACTTCAATCGAATGATAGAAAGTTTAAAAAATAGCTTGAATGTTACCACAAACAGCTCAAAAGAATTAGCAGCTGCGACAGAGCAGCTCTCAGTTAATGCAATAGGTGTAACGAATTTGGTCGAAGAGGTAACGGCAAGCTTTGGAGAGGTCAGCAGCTCAGTAAAGCATCAAGCTGCAAATGTGGAAAGAGTAAAAAATGTATTTAAAAATATTGGAGAAGAAACAAATGAAATGACGCAGCAAATTGAAAATACAACAAGTCAGTCTATCTATGCTTCCCAAAAAGCCATTAATGGGGAAGAAATTATGAACGAATCCATTAAACAGATGAATGATATTTATAGACAAACAATTAATGTTTCATCAGCTATGAATGAATTAAGTGAAAAGTCAATAGAGGTTGGAGAAGTATTAAACATCATTACAACAATTTCAAAACAAACTAATATGTTAGCTTT from Cytobacillus dafuensis encodes:
- a CDS encoding methyl-accepting chemotaxis protein, translating into MKRSIISKLTWLVVIVVFGSLTLFSLTSYYMTYEKVKQAAGLELLGCANITTGLLTAEDIKLFSHINKEEADRISEKINWTIAHKPIFENQYILSLDGTVLVADQHLQKQGVNNGDSFYIDPKILQEIKKSKQPVYSDVYQFAGMKRLSGYAPIFEDHDPTKEVVAISAIDFDAEILKERTMSMVALPISVGIISLLVSGVIIVLFVRKTILPLKPLTYYTKKVAEGDLTIEIKNEKAEGEIHELQIHFNRMIESLKNSLNVTTNSSKELAAATEQLSVNAIGVTNLVEEVTASFGEVSSSVKHQAANVERVKNVFKNIGEETNEMTQQIENTTSQSIYASQKAINGEEIMNESIKQMNDIYRQTINVSSAMNELSEKSIEVGEVLNIITTISKQTNMLALNASIESARAGVHGKGFAVVSEEVRSLAEETSESVHLIRKIIAEMQIKTAEAVQVTTEGNHTVSDGMKKVEEAKAAFADIKNSIEQMSKEFQLILQHIQKINLDVQNSNIDVERINEETNAIFQSIHAVAINSQQQTAAIEEISSSIDVLLHMANDMEDIVNNYKLP
- the map gene encoding type I methionyl aminopeptidase; this encodes MIVKNEDELLALKEIGKIVASIRDELIARTKPGVTTKELDDYAGELFEKYGAISGPKGEYDFPGYTCISVNEEVAHGIPGSRVIKEGDLVNIDVSGSKNGYFADTGLSIVVGNSDQKLIELCETAQKAFEEGLKKIKAGSKLSMIGKVVNRTANEHGYTVIKNLTGHGIGRSLHEKPDHILNYFEPWDSQLLREGMVIAFEPFISTGAEHVIELDDGWTFVTPDKSLVAQCEHTIVVTKGEPIIITL